The following proteins are encoded in a genomic region of Neomonachus schauinslandi chromosome 7, ASM220157v2, whole genome shotgun sequence:
- the LOC110581185 gene encoding olfactory receptor 2AK2-like produces the protein MKTGNQSIKTDFILSGLFQYGQMDTFLFVAIVILFAVALMGNIILILLIQLDTRLHTPMYFLLSQLSFMDIMNITTTVPKMATNFLSNSTTIAFLGCEIQTFVFIVLGGTEALLLGFMSYDRYVAICHPLHYPLLMSKKICWFMVTCAWTSCSINALVHTLYVFHLPFCRSRLINHFFCELPSLLQLACQNTSQYEYTVILSGLIILLLPFLAILASYACVLTVVFQMSSGKGQTRAVSTCSSHLIVASLFYVTALSTYTRPHSLHSLGQDKTVAVFYTIITPLLNPFIYSLRNKEVIGAMRSLLV, from the coding sequence ATGAAGACAGGAAATCAAAGCATCAAAACAGATTTTATACTTTCTGGTCTTTTCCAATATGGTCAAATGGACACTTTCCTCTTTGTTGCCATTGTAATCCTCTTTGCAGTGGCTCTGATGGGGAATATCATACTAATCCTTCTCATTCAGTTGGACACCAGACTCCACACTCCAATGTATTTTCTACTCAGTCAGCTCTCTTTCATGGATATAATGAACATCACCACCACAGTGCCCAAGATGGCCACTAACTTTCTGTCAAATAGTACGACCATTGCTTTTTTAGGCTGTGAGATTCAAACATTTGTGTTCATAGTCCTTGGTGGGACTGAAGCTCTTCTCCTTGGTTTCATGTCCTATGATCGATATGTAGCCATCTGTCACCCTTTGCATTATCCTTTACTCATGAGCAAGAAGATCTGTTGGTTCATGGTCACATGTGCATGGACCAGTTGTTCTATCAATGCTCTAGTACACACATTGTATGTATTTCATCTTCCATTTTGTAGATCACGGCTCATCAACCACTTTTTCTGTGAACTTCCATCTCTATTACAACTGGCATGTCAGAACACTTCCCAGTATGAGTATACAGTCATTCTGAGTGGGCTTATTATTCTGCTGCTGCCGTTCTTGGCCATTCTAGCATCCTATGCCTGTGTACTTACTGTGGTGTTCCAGATGAGCTCAGGTAAAGGACAGACAAGAGCTGTCTCCACTTGTTCCTCTCACCTGATTGTGGCAAGCCTATTCTATGTGACTGCTCTCTCCACCTATACAAGACCACACTCCTTGCATTCCCTGGGACAGGATAAGACAGTGGCAGTGTTTTACACCATCATCACACCTCTTCTGAACCCATTTATCTACAGCCTGAGGAATAAAGAAGTTATTGGGGCCATGAGAAGTCTGTTGGTATAA